From Scleropages formosus chromosome 25, fSclFor1.1, whole genome shotgun sequence, a single genomic window includes:
- the ctdnep1a gene encoding CTD nuclear envelope phosphatase 1A yields the protein MLKTRQCLLGIRSLLGMASRIWGFILYMLRKHLRTIIQYQTVRYDLLPLSPISRNRLNAVKRKILVLDLDETLIHSHHDGVLRPTVRPGTPPDFILKVVIDKHPVRFFVHKRPHVDFFLEVVSQWYELVVFTASMEIYGSSVADRLDNNRGILKRRYYRQHCTLDLGSYIKDLSVVHSDLSSIVILDNSPGAYRNHPDNAIPIKSWFSDPSDTALLNLLPMLDALRFTADVRSVLSRNLHQHRLW from the exons ATGCTGAAGACCCGGCAGTGTTTACTCGGGATCCGATCTCTCCTCGGGATGGCGTCCAGAATCTGGGGCTTCATACTGTACATGCTCAGGAAGCACCTGCGCACG ATCATCCAGTACCAAACAGTGCGCTATGACCTTCTACCTCTTTCACCCATCTCCAGAAACAGACTCA ATGCGGTGAAGAGGAAAATCCTGGTGCTTGACTTGGATGAGACGCTCATCCACTCACACCATGACGGGGTCCTGAGACCCACAGTGCGGCCTGGCACCCCCCCAGACTTCATTCTCAAA GTCGTTATTGACAAGCACCCAGTCAGGTTCTTTGTACACAAAAGACCACACGTCGACTTCTTCTTGGAAGTG GTGAGTCAGTGGTACGAGCTGGTGGTGTTCACGGCCAGCATGGAGATCTATGGTTCCTCCGTGGCCGACAGACTTGATAACAACAGGGGCATCTTAAAGCGCAGATACTACCGGCAG CACTGCACGCTGGATCTGGGCAGTTATATCAAAGATTTGTCAGTGGTTCATAGTGACCTCTCCAGTATAGTCATCCTGGACAACTCGCCCGGAGCGTACAGGAACCATCCAG ACAATGCAATACCTATAAAATCGTGGTTCAGTGACCCCAGCGACACTGCACTTCTAAACTTGTTGCCTATGCTGGATGCACTAAG GTTCACTGCAGATGTCCGGTCCGTCCTCAGTAGAAATCTTCACCAGCACCGGCTCTGGTGA